Proteins from a single region of Coraliomargarita parva:
- the panC gene encoding pantoate--beta-alanine ligase produces the protein MQTIQSVNEMQSHAIGLRSSGRLIGLVPTMGNLHEGHLSLVDIAKERADKVIVSIFVNPTQFGPNEDFDKYPRTLEADMEKCRARGVDIVFAPSMSEIYPPGYSTYVNEEKLSAGLCGVSRPNHFRGVTTVVLKLFNITRPDIAVFGQKDAQQCAVIKKMVADMNVPTEIVIGPTARDADGLATSSRNAYLTDFQRQDALTIPRALQEGKRLVDQGVRQVDRVVAEITHQLSLSRRIRMIYVQIVDRDTMEPAREIIPGRQIVCLAAWVDQTRLIDNILL, from the coding sequence ATGCAGACAATTCAATCGGTCAACGAAATGCAGTCTCATGCGATCGGTCTCCGCTCCAGCGGGCGCCTGATCGGTTTGGTTCCGACCATGGGTAACCTACACGAGGGGCATCTATCGTTGGTCGATATTGCCAAGGAAAGGGCAGACAAAGTCATCGTTTCGATATTTGTCAACCCCACCCAGTTCGGTCCCAACGAGGATTTCGACAAGTATCCCCGCACCCTGGAGGCGGATATGGAGAAGTGTCGAGCGCGCGGAGTAGACATCGTTTTTGCGCCGTCGATGAGCGAAATCTATCCTCCGGGCTATTCCACCTATGTGAATGAGGAGAAATTAAGTGCCGGTCTGTGCGGGGTGTCCCGCCCCAACCATTTCCGCGGAGTGACCACGGTGGTGCTCAAGCTTTTCAACATCACACGGCCGGATATTGCGGTTTTCGGGCAGAAGGACGCGCAGCAATGTGCGGTGATCAAGAAGATGGTGGCGGACATGAACGTGCCCACCGAGATCGTCATCGGGCCGACGGCGCGCGATGCCGACGGGCTGGCCACCAGTTCCCGCAATGCCTACCTCACGGATTTTCAGCGTCAGGACGCCTTGACCATTCCCCGGGCCTTGCAGGAAGGGAAGCGCCTGGTCGACCAGGGGGTCCGTCAGGTGGACCGTGTGGTTGCGGAAATTACCCATCAACTGAGCCTGTCGCGCCGGATCCGGATGATTTATGTGCAGATCGTGGACCGTGATACGATGGAACCGGCCCGGGAAATCATTCCAGGCCGCCAGATCGTGTGTCTTGCGGCCTGGGTCGATCAAACACGCTTGATAGATAACATACTCCTCTAA
- a CDS encoding LL-diaminopimelate aminotransferase, which yields MSDPYIQELFAERIGGNQYGKSTAIYKFEKIKRAKKAAKKAKPDVDLIDMGVGEPDEMAFPIVVETLQSEAAKPENRGYADNGGDEFKQAAAQYMTDVFGVKDIDWETDVVHSIGSKTALSMIPACFINPGDYVLMTVPGYPVLGTHAKYYGGQVYNMPLKEENDFLPDLDAVPADVVTKAKIMVLNYPNNPTGASATLEFFEKAVAFAKANNLIILQDAAYASLIFEGTPTSIFQVPGAKEVAIELHSLSKSYNMTGWRIGFVVGNPLIVQAYADMKDNSDSGQFLAIQKAGAVALANPQITEEIAAKYSRRMDLLVDALNSNGFSAKKPKGSFFLYVAAPKSATVNGETTEFKTGEDFSQWLITNELISTVPWDDCGSFVRFSVTFAAKGVEKEKEIAAEIAQRLKKYEFSF from the coding sequence ATGAGCGATCCCTACATCCAGGAACTCTTCGCCGAGCGCATCGGCGGCAACCAATACGGCAAGTCCACCGCGATCTATAAGTTCGAGAAGATCAAGCGGGCCAAGAAAGCGGCCAAAAAGGCCAAGCCGGACGTCGACCTGATCGACATGGGCGTCGGCGAGCCTGACGAAATGGCCTTCCCCATCGTGGTCGAAACCCTCCAGTCCGAGGCCGCCAAGCCCGAAAACCGCGGCTATGCCGACAATGGCGGCGACGAATTCAAGCAAGCCGCCGCCCAGTATATGACCGACGTCTTCGGCGTGAAAGACATCGACTGGGAAACCGACGTGGTCCACTCCATCGGTTCCAAAACCGCTCTGTCCATGATCCCGGCCTGCTTCATCAATCCGGGCGACTACGTGCTCATGACCGTGCCCGGCTATCCGGTGCTCGGCACCCACGCCAAATACTACGGCGGCCAGGTGTACAACATGCCCCTGAAAGAGGAGAACGACTTCCTCCCCGATCTCGATGCGGTCCCGGCCGATGTGGTCACCAAGGCCAAAATCATGGTGCTGAACTACCCGAACAACCCGACCGGCGCCTCCGCGACCCTTGAGTTCTTCGAAAAGGCCGTCGCTTTCGCCAAGGCTAACAACCTGATCATCCTGCAGGACGCCGCCTACGCTTCCCTCATTTTCGAAGGCACCCCGACCTCGATCTTCCAAGTGCCGGGCGCGAAGGAAGTCGCCATCGAGCTGCACTCCCTCTCCAAGAGCTACAATATGACCGGCTGGCGGATCGGTTTCGTCGTGGGCAACCCGCTCATCGTGCAGGCCTATGCCGACATGAAGGATAACTCCGACTCCGGCCAATTCCTCGCCATCCAGAAAGCAGGGGCCGTCGCCCTGGCCAACCCGCAGATCACCGAGGAGATCGCCGCTAAGTACTCCCGTCGTATGGACCTTCTGGTCGACGCCCTCAACAGCAACGGCTTCTCTGCAAAGAAGCCGAAGGGCAGCTTCTTCCTCTATGTCGCCGCGCCGAAATCCGCCACCGTCAACGGCGAAACCACCGAGTTCAAGACCGGTGAAGACTTCAGCCAGTGGCTCATTACCAACGAGCTCATCAGCACAGTGCCTTGGGACGACTGCGGCAGCTTCGTCCGCTTCTCCGTCACCTTCGCCGCCAAGGGCGTCGAGAAGGAGAAGGAGATCGCCGCCGAAATCGCCCAGCGCCTCAAAAAATACGAGTTCAGCTTCTAA
- a CDS encoding 2-dehydropantoate 2-reductase, with product MVQNQKKWALVGPGAIGLYYGGLLAKSGQSLSVLGRSDYGVLSEQGIRIRMIDPNGGTLNSEDVIVPAQVARDSREIGSVDSVVIAAKSTYNETMVDDLRPLIEPGRTVVLTLQNGMGNAEYFARFFSETPMLAGLCFVCVNRTAPGVVENYLPGRVEIGSMGDRWPEQAEAMVADFKAAGIKTNFSPALDAALWRKLCWNVPFNGLAIAAGGITTDLILSNPELSKRARVLMEEIQAAAGRAGCEIADSFLQGQFDVTERMGAYKPSSLIDFLDGRAVELESIWGEPLRRGEALGLAMPELARLYGDLRSVIKTS from the coding sequence ATGGTGCAGAATCAAAAAAAGTGGGCGCTGGTCGGGCCCGGCGCGATTGGGCTTTATTATGGCGGCTTGCTGGCGAAGAGTGGGCAGTCGCTGTCAGTCTTGGGGCGTTCGGACTACGGTGTCCTGTCTGAGCAGGGTATCCGGATCCGTATGATCGACCCGAACGGGGGGACTCTGAACTCGGAGGATGTGATTGTCCCGGCTCAGGTCGCGCGAGACTCCCGTGAGATCGGCTCGGTCGACTCTGTCGTGATTGCGGCCAAGTCGACCTACAATGAGACGATGGTGGATGATTTACGTCCCTTGATTGAGCCGGGACGCACGGTCGTGCTCACCCTGCAGAATGGGATGGGGAACGCCGAATATTTCGCCCGTTTTTTTTCAGAGACGCCAATGCTGGCGGGGCTCTGCTTTGTCTGTGTGAACCGCACGGCGCCGGGGGTGGTTGAGAATTACCTGCCTGGTCGGGTGGAAATCGGTTCGATGGGCGACCGTTGGCCTGAACAGGCCGAGGCCATGGTGGCCGACTTCAAGGCGGCCGGGATCAAGACGAATTTTTCGCCCGCGCTGGACGCCGCCCTCTGGCGCAAACTGTGTTGGAATGTCCCGTTCAATGGTCTGGCAATCGCCGCCGGGGGGATCACTACCGATTTGATCCTGTCCAATCCTGAATTGTCGAAGCGTGCCCGTGTTCTGATGGAGGAAATCCAGGCCGCCGCCGGTCGTGCCGGTTGCGAGATCGCCGACAGCTTCCTGCAGGGGCAATTTGATGTGACCGAGCGGATGGGGGCGTATAAGCCGTCGTCCCTGATCGACTTTTTGGATGGTCGCGCGGTCGAACTTGAATCGATCTGGGGCGAGCCCTTGCGTCGCGGGGAGGCATTGGGGCTTGCCATGCCCGAGTTGGCCCGCCTCTACGGTGACTTGCGCTCCGTGATTAAGACTTCCTAA
- the can gene encoding carbonate dehydratase codes for MKTLPEIFENNRKWANEIRAEDPDFFEKLAKQQNPQFMWIGCSDSRVPANQIAGLMPGEVFVHRNIANMVVHTDLNMLSVLQYAVDVLEVKHVMVVGHYGCGGIKAAMGKQRFGLIDNWLRHIQDVATLQAAELEPLDEEARFDRLCELNVIAQAENLQRTSVLLEAWARGQEIHIHSWIYSLKDGGLRNLSDAITGPKE; via the coding sequence ATGAAGACACTACCTGAAATCTTTGAGAACAACCGTAAATGGGCCAACGAAATCCGCGCCGAAGACCCGGACTTTTTTGAAAAGCTGGCCAAGCAACAGAATCCGCAGTTCATGTGGATCGGCTGCTCGGACAGCCGCGTGCCGGCCAACCAGATCGCCGGGCTGATGCCGGGCGAGGTCTTCGTCCACCGGAACATTGCCAACATGGTCGTGCACACGGATCTGAACATGCTCTCCGTGCTGCAGTATGCAGTCGACGTGCTGGAGGTGAAACACGTCATGGTCGTCGGCCACTACGGCTGCGGAGGCATCAAGGCCGCAATGGGCAAGCAGCGTTTCGGTCTCATCGATAACTGGCTCCGCCATATCCAGGATGTCGCCACGCTTCAGGCAGCCGAGCTGGAACCGCTCGATGAGGAAGCCAGGTTCGACCGCCTCTGCGAACTCAATGTGATCGCCCAGGCCGAAAATCTGCAACGTACTTCCGTGCTGCTGGAAGCCTGGGCCAGAGGCCAGGAAATCCACATCCACAGCTGGATCTATAGCCTGAAGGACGGCGGCCTCCGCAATTTGAGTGACGCAATTACAGGGCCAAAGGAATAG
- the nadB gene encoding L-aspartate oxidase, protein MSNIYDVIVVGSGIAGLSFAIQVAEAGKRVAIITKKNSADSNTNYAQGGIAAVTSQTDDVEMHVADTLDAGDGLCDEAAVREILQDGRASIEELARRGVEFTQLNDGRVSLGKEGGHSKRRILHVKDVTGKAIEEALLHAVAMNPNIDTLEHHFAIELITKSKLSKRGHAMPEGRDRVIGVYVLDSEAEEVKTYRADAVMLATGGIGQVYQYTTNPEIATGDGIAMAYRAGVEIRNMEFIQFHPTAFFSVDGERFLISEAVRGEGAILRNQAGEAFMPKYDPRKDLAPRDIVARAIDSEMKKSGTRHVWLDIRHVPVDELRERFPNIYDYCADRGIFLEKDMIPVVPAAHYLCGGVKTNLSGETSMPGLYACGEVACTGLHGANRLASNSLLEAVVMASRGATAVADYLSTRNLSVIDLPDWVDGDVRDSDERVVLTHNRDELKQTLWDYVSIVRTTKRLQRARTRIHNLQREIDEYYWNFKVDVSLLELRNMIEVAGLIVNCALQREESRGLHYILDFPEKQPELKDSFCFKADTMDG, encoded by the coding sequence ATGTCCAACATCTATGATGTGATTGTCGTTGGCAGCGGCATCGCAGGTTTGAGTTTTGCGATCCAGGTGGCCGAAGCCGGCAAGCGGGTCGCTATCATCACGAAGAAGAACTCGGCGGATTCGAATACGAATTATGCCCAGGGAGGGATTGCGGCTGTGACCTCACAGACGGATGATGTCGAGATGCATGTGGCGGACACCCTCGATGCGGGCGATGGCTTGTGCGACGAGGCCGCGGTGCGCGAAATTCTTCAGGATGGGCGTGCCAGCATCGAAGAGCTGGCCCGGCGCGGGGTGGAATTTACCCAGCTGAATGATGGGCGGGTCTCACTCGGCAAAGAGGGGGGGCATTCCAAGCGCCGGATCCTGCACGTCAAGGATGTGACCGGAAAGGCGATTGAGGAAGCGCTCCTGCATGCGGTGGCTATGAACCCCAATATCGACACGCTGGAGCATCATTTTGCGATCGAACTGATTACCAAGTCGAAATTGAGCAAGCGTGGGCACGCCATGCCGGAAGGCCGGGACCGCGTGATCGGCGTCTATGTGCTCGATTCCGAGGCGGAAGAGGTCAAGACCTACCGGGCCGATGCGGTGATGCTGGCGACGGGGGGGATCGGCCAGGTCTATCAATATACGACGAATCCGGAGATTGCGACGGGGGATGGAATCGCCATGGCCTACCGGGCTGGCGTCGAAATCCGTAATATGGAATTCATCCAGTTCCACCCCACGGCGTTCTTTTCGGTTGATGGCGAGCGCTTTCTGATCAGCGAAGCGGTTCGGGGGGAGGGCGCGATTCTCCGGAATCAGGCCGGTGAGGCCTTCATGCCGAAATACGATCCGCGAAAGGACCTCGCTCCCCGGGACATCGTGGCCCGTGCGATCGACTCGGAAATGAAGAAGTCCGGTACGCGTCATGTGTGGCTGGATATCCGGCATGTTCCGGTAGATGAGTTGCGCGAGCGCTTCCCGAATATCTACGACTATTGTGCGGATCGAGGCATTTTCCTGGAGAAGGATATGATTCCCGTAGTGCCCGCCGCCCACTATCTCTGCGGTGGGGTCAAGACCAACCTGAGTGGCGAGACTTCCATGCCGGGGCTCTATGCCTGTGGTGAGGTGGCCTGTACCGGGCTGCACGGCGCAAACCGCCTGGCCAGTAATTCGCTCTTGGAAGCGGTGGTGATGGCGAGCCGTGGCGCGACTGCGGTCGCGGACTATCTGTCGACCCGGAACCTAAGTGTGATTGATCTGCCTGATTGGGTGGATGGCGATGTGCGGGATTCGGACGAGCGGGTGGTGCTGACTCACAACCGGGACGAACTCAAGCAGACGCTTTGGGACTATGTCAGTATCGTTCGCACGACCAAGCGCTTGCAACGGGCCCGTACTCGAATTCATAATCTGCAGCGCGAGATCGACGAGTATTACTGGAACTTCAAGGTGGATGTCAGTCTGCTTGAGCTGCGCAATATGATCGAAGTCGCGGGACTCATTGTGAATTGCGCCCTGCAGCGCGAGGAAAGCCGGGGCTTGCATTACATCTTGGATTTCCCTGAGAAACAACCCGAGCTCAAGGACAGTTTCTGCTTCAAAGCCGACACGATGGACGGCTGA
- a CDS encoding sialate O-acetylesterase has product MKNKLCLFLCALLPLASHWLQADAPSGKLDLYLLIGQSNMAGRAPYTKAESQPMEGVYLLNGSDEWQPAANPLNLYSTIRKEVGMQKMGPGYGFSLAMREAKPDLAIGLIVNAKGGTSIQQWTKGDTFYDEAIRRTKIAMQSGTLKGILWHQGESDASDEKYLQKIEQLIADLRKDLDAPELPFVAGMINDTKDYPVNRVIVQLPERVAHTAVVSNEGLVIMDQWHFNHDSALTLGERYAEKMLELQATK; this is encoded by the coding sequence ATGAAAAACAAACTCTGCCTCTTTCTCTGCGCCCTTCTCCCCCTTGCCTCCCATTGGCTCCAAGCCGATGCCCCTTCCGGCAAGCTGGACCTCTACCTCCTCATTGGGCAATCCAACATGGCGGGCCGGGCGCCCTATACGAAAGCCGAAAGCCAGCCCATGGAAGGCGTCTACTTGCTAAATGGCAGCGACGAATGGCAGCCGGCGGCAAATCCATTGAACCTCTACTCGACGATTCGCAAAGAAGTCGGCATGCAAAAGATGGGCCCCGGCTATGGCTTTTCCTTAGCGATGCGTGAGGCCAAGCCGGACCTAGCCATCGGGCTCATCGTCAATGCCAAAGGCGGCACGAGCATCCAGCAGTGGACAAAGGGGGATACCTTTTACGACGAAGCCATCCGCCGCACGAAAATCGCCATGCAATCGGGCACCCTCAAAGGCATCCTTTGGCATCAGGGCGAATCCGATGCCTCGGACGAAAAATACCTCCAAAAGATCGAACAACTAATCGCGGACCTCCGGAAAGACCTGGATGCCCCCGAGCTACCCTTCGTTGCCGGCATGATCAACGACACGAAGGATTACCCCGTCAACCGAGTCATTGTACAACTCCCCGAACGCGTGGCACACACTGCAGTCGTCTCCAACGAGGGTCTGGTCATCATGGACCAGTGGCACTTCAACCATGACAGCGCCCTCACACTCGGCGAACGCTACGCCGAAAAGATGCTGGAGCTGCAAGCGACCAAGTAA
- a CDS encoding SulP family inorganic anion transporter, producing MKLHAFKPRSLELLTQRRPKSALMNDVTAGVTVGLIALPLALALGIASVPQGVETPYPAPALGIFTAIIAGFLISLLGGSRVQIGGPTAAFIPIVLLIIEAHGYAGLVLATMMAGLILIVMGFARLGTLIKFIPWPVTSGFTTGIAIAIMSTQVADFTGLKAETGAPREFLEKCLWIFEHISTVDPLTIAFGIGSCAIIFLWPRFGWRKLPGSIVAMLLATVLAFVLQRFGGMEVATIGSRFGAAAIPNHLPAFVIPEFSLELIRDLIAPATAIAILCAIESLLSAVVADGLSGDRHDSNTELIAQGVANLTCPFFGGLPATGAIARTSANVGNGGSSPLSGVVHAVVLLCIVLIFASFASYIPMPTMAAVLVMVAIRMGEWHELKRLGQMPASDALVLLTTMLLTVIFDLVVAVEVGMVLAALLFIRRISETTEVSQVTENDVLESPEQIAQGKRIPEGVLVYRIFGPFLFGAAEKMEDVLEANAEFPKVLILRMHLVTAMDMTAEHALASVVERLQKHGSTVIISGIHRQPLGLLKKSGMIKKIGMANFCGHFDEALLRAEKLLKQ from the coding sequence ATGAAACTGCATGCATTCAAGCCGCGCTCCCTGGAACTCCTGACTCAACGCCGTCCGAAGTCGGCGTTGATGAATGACGTCACTGCGGGGGTAACGGTTGGTCTGATCGCCTTGCCACTGGCGCTTGCGCTGGGGATTGCGAGTGTGCCGCAGGGAGTGGAGACCCCATATCCCGCGCCGGCACTCGGTATCTTTACGGCCATTATCGCCGGCTTTCTGATTTCATTGCTGGGAGGGAGTCGTGTGCAGATCGGCGGGCCGACCGCGGCCTTCATTCCGATTGTCTTGCTGATTATCGAGGCGCACGGTTATGCCGGTTTGGTTTTGGCGACTATGATGGCGGGATTGATCCTGATTGTCATGGGCTTCGCCCGGCTGGGTACCTTGATCAAATTTATACCCTGGCCGGTGACTTCGGGCTTCACGACAGGGATCGCCATTGCGATCATGTCGACCCAGGTGGCGGACTTTACCGGATTGAAGGCAGAAACCGGAGCGCCCCGTGAGTTTCTTGAGAAATGCCTTTGGATCTTCGAACACATTTCGACGGTCGACCCGCTTACCATCGCATTTGGAATCGGCAGCTGTGCGATCATCTTCCTCTGGCCGCGATTCGGTTGGCGAAAGCTTCCGGGGTCGATTGTGGCGATGTTGCTGGCCACGGTCCTTGCCTTCGTCCTGCAACGCTTCGGCGGGATGGAGGTGGCCACGATCGGCTCGCGCTTCGGCGCTGCCGCGATTCCGAATCATTTGCCGGCCTTTGTCATCCCTGAATTTTCACTGGAGCTAATCCGTGATCTGATTGCGCCGGCTACGGCGATTGCGATCCTGTGTGCGATCGAATCACTGCTTTCGGCTGTGGTGGCCGATGGGCTTTCGGGCGACCGTCATGACAGCAACACCGAGTTGATCGCACAGGGGGTCGCGAACTTGACCTGCCCGTTCTTCGGTGGCTTGCCTGCGACCGGAGCGATTGCCCGGACATCAGCCAATGTGGGGAACGGCGGCAGCAGTCCATTGTCAGGCGTGGTGCATGCAGTGGTATTGCTCTGCATCGTTCTGATTTTCGCGTCCTTTGCCAGTTACATCCCGATGCCGACGATGGCGGCGGTTCTGGTCATGGTTGCCATACGGATGGGTGAATGGCATGAGTTGAAGCGGCTCGGGCAAATGCCCGCCAGTGACGCTCTGGTTCTTTTGACCACCATGCTGCTAACGGTGATCTTCGACCTGGTGGTCGCGGTGGAGGTCGGCATGGTCCTGGCCGCACTCTTGTTTATCCGCCGGATTTCAGAGACGACCGAGGTGAGTCAAGTGACGGAGAACGACGTGCTCGAGTCGCCCGAACAAATTGCCCAGGGAAAACGGATACCGGAGGGTGTCCTGGTGTACCGGATATTCGGGCCCTTCTTGTTTGGCGCCGCGGAAAAGATGGAAGATGTGCTGGAGGCGAATGCGGAATTTCCCAAGGTTTTAATCCTGCGCATGCATCTGGTGACTGCGATGGACATGACGGCCGAGCATGCCTTGGCCAGTGTGGTGGAGCGTCTGCAGAAGCATGGTTCGACCGTGATTATCAGTGGTATTCACCGGCAACCCTTGGGGCTGCTGAAGAAATCGGGCATGATCAAGAAGATCGGCATGGCCAACTTCTGTGGTCATTTTGACGAGGCCCTGCTGCGTGCGGAAAAGCTTTTGAAGCAATAG
- a CDS encoding ion transporter — MSGQFRSECRRIIFQSSHWDEKLFDVALILSIVVSVIVVMLESVPGINGDVRRWLYALEWFITGMFTVEYALRLYVSEKPLKYAHSFFGVVDLLAILPAYIDLLVPGAHYLMLLRVLRVLRIFRVLKLAKYIGEANILMRAMRASARKIAVFIFAVITLVLILGSLMYLIEGAEHGFTSIPKSVYWAIVTLTTVGYGDISPQTPLGQFVASLIMITGYGIIAVPTAIVTSEMTRPSEASTSSPDRICPACGWENHDPDATYCKVCGDKLVK, encoded by the coding sequence ATGTCCGGTCAGTTCCGTAGCGAGTGCCGTCGCATCATATTCCAATCCAGCCACTGGGACGAGAAGCTCTTTGATGTGGCCCTGATCTTGTCGATTGTGGTGAGCGTTATCGTGGTCATGTTGGAGAGTGTTCCGGGGATCAATGGAGATGTGCGCCGTTGGCTGTATGCCTTGGAATGGTTCATCACCGGGATGTTCACGGTGGAGTATGCACTCCGTCTCTATGTCTCGGAGAAGCCTCTGAAATATGCGCACAGTTTTTTCGGGGTGGTGGACCTTTTGGCCATCCTGCCGGCTTACATCGACCTGCTGGTTCCGGGGGCGCACTACCTCATGCTTTTGCGGGTGCTTCGGGTCTTACGGATCTTCCGGGTGTTGAAATTGGCCAAATATATCGGAGAGGCGAACATATTGATGCGCGCCATGCGGGCCAGCGCCCGGAAGATCGCCGTCTTCATCTTCGCCGTGATCACCCTTGTTTTGATTCTTGGTTCGCTGATGTACTTGATCGAGGGGGCGGAGCATGGCTTCACCAGTATTCCCAAGAGCGTGTACTGGGCGATCGTGACACTGACCACGGTGGGCTATGGCGATATCTCGCCGCAGACGCCGCTCGGGCAGTTTGTGGCCTCGCTGATCATGATTACCGGATACGGCATCATTGCCGTGCCGACCGCGATCGTGACCTCCGAGATGACGCGTCCCAGTGAGGCGAGCACGTCCTCCCCGGACCGGATTTGCCCGGCCTGTGGTTGGGAAAATCACGATCCCGACGCGACCTACTGTAAGGTTTGCGGGGACAAGTTGGTGAAGTGA
- a CDS encoding DUF2334 domain-containing protein → MLSSANAMEAEGPLVVIKADDLICRDDPSTAGFGSGWNRFVEIADEAGIKVSVGIICNSLSKGTPEYFARIRALHDSGQVEFWNHGYTHGRNKETGVSEFKGPDFETQLDTLIRSQALAKEKLGFAFQSFGSPYNANDANTVRALRELPEITSWMYGSKNADLLPGQVNLKRSLNMEQPVHHPNFEAFKRDFLKQPDQAYYVLQGHPGGWDEARFEQFQQIVAFLQEQGAVFVTPSELRERLL, encoded by the coding sequence ATGCTCAGTTCTGCAAATGCAATGGAGGCCGAAGGTCCCTTGGTTGTGATCAAGGCGGATGATTTGATCTGTCGTGACGATCCTTCGACCGCCGGCTTTGGCTCCGGTTGGAATCGCTTTGTGGAAATTGCCGATGAGGCTGGGATCAAGGTCTCGGTCGGGATTATCTGTAACTCCTTAAGCAAAGGCACGCCGGAGTATTTCGCCCGCATTCGTGCCTTGCATGATTCCGGCCAGGTCGAGTTCTGGAACCATGGCTACACGCATGGGCGTAACAAGGAAACCGGAGTGTCCGAATTCAAGGGACCTGATTTTGAGACACAGCTTGATACGCTGATCCGTTCGCAAGCCTTGGCGAAGGAAAAGCTGGGCTTTGCCTTTCAAAGTTTTGGCTCACCCTACAATGCGAATGACGCAAACACGGTGCGGGCCCTCCGAGAATTGCCTGAGATTACCAGCTGGATGTACGGTTCTAAGAATGCCGATTTGCTGCCGGGGCAGGTGAACCTGAAGCGCTCGCTGAACATGGAGCAGCCGGTGCATCACCCCAACTTCGAGGCGTTCAAGCGGGATTTCCTGAAGCAGCCGGATCAGGCTTACTACGTACTGCAGGGGCATCCCGGAGGTTGGGATGAGGCACGCTTCGAACAGTTTCAGCAAATTGTCGCTTTCCTGCAGGAGCAGGGAGCCGTCTTTGTGACGCCTTCCGAGTTACGGGAACGCTTGCTTTAA